In Amphiura filiformis chromosome 2, Afil_fr2py, whole genome shotgun sequence, one DNA window encodes the following:
- the LOC140146580 gene encoding MIP18 family protein galla-2-like, producing the protein MSDSDRLENVNPTVHGRLKDRHVIPDEEDDDVVDKIDAREVFDLIRNINDPEHPLTLEELNVVEHAQVEVDDDANSVRILFTPTIPHCSMATLIGLSIRVKLIRALPSRFKVDVEIYPGSHVSELAVNKQLADKERVAAALENGHLLEVVNQCLSRK; encoded by the exons ATGTCTGATTCAGACAGATTAGAGAACGTGAATCCCACAGTTCATGGTCGACTGAAGGACAGACACGTGATCCCAGATGAAGAGGATGATGACGTGGTGGACAAAATTGATGCAAGAGAAGTTTTTG ATCTGATAAGAAATATCAATGATCCTGAACATCCTTTGACCTTAGAAGAACTCAATGTGGTGGAGCACGCTCAAGTGGAG GTTGATGATGATGCTAACTCAGTGCGTATTCTCTTCACACCTACTATCCCACATTGTAGTATGGCAACTCTTATAGGTTTGTCAATTAGAGTCAAATTAATAAGGGCCTTGCCATCAAGATTTAAG GTTGATGTTGAAATCTACCCTGGATCACATGTATCAGAATTGGCAG TAAACAAACAGCTTGCAGATAAAGAGAGGGTAGCAGCAGCATTAGAAAATGGACATTTACTTGAAGTAGTCAACCAATGCCTATCAAGGAAATGA